In the Glycine max cultivar Williams 82 chromosome 6, Glycine_max_v4.0, whole genome shotgun sequence genome, ACAAGCTAATAGATTTAAAATACTGGAAAaggggtatttttttattagataaaatatatttttggataacaatatataaagtaaatattttatcaaaaataacatcacaattaaaataaataacataatattaaagAAGAGATTTCACTAAATTAGTGTAACATTAAATaagatgataaataaaaatttacgtCAAGATATTGAGagtaaaaatgaataatttaatatctatatactattaatataaaaatctttacaCTGTCAACCAATAAGAAATCATGatagatatgatttttaaagtaattgtgataaaaattaataaacttagtTAATTTGTGatgaaatgaaaatgtaaaaacaCTTTATACTTTAAATGCATAGactatttagtaaaaaaattataatgcaaTAACAATGTTGTTCCCTACTAACCCAAAGCTAAGGAACACCTGCATAAGCTTTGAACTAATCTAAACCAAACTAGGTCAAGTTTGGAATAATTGTAAAGATTTGTTAATCGTTTAAGGCAAACTTGTTCAAATCGGGTATGACTACCATGAGTCAGGTAAGAACTGAGTATTTTATTGCAACTGCACGCCCAAGACTCAAACTCGAAATCGCTAGTTAAGTTAGAATAATCTCGTGCCAGTTGATCTATGCACTTTGTATAAAATTGAAACtcaatgaaaataatatgttaCAAGTTGAGAAATTGTATTCATGTACTACTTTAGTGTAAATGATACAGTCACACATTCATAAATCAGAATTGTTGAATGAATATCAGAAAATTTATATCTTAGATatgtatttttaagaattacaTTTGATGACATAGAATATGAGTAGTCTAGCTTCAAACTAGTTGTTTGTGGAAGTTAGTGACAAGTTCAAACTCAACCAAATGGTCATTAAAAGTTTTATGTGTTGTCCCTTTCATATAGTTGTactttgattatttttcttgtcttttgttctacttattcttgaatctttcctaTGTGACTTTCTTCCTCCCTTCCTCGAAATCAACAGctacatttgaatttaaatacTTAGCAGTTGGTGTGAGTTAGATTTCTAGTGATTCATTCACTATAACTTCTGAAGTCTGATAGGAATGCTGCTTCGGAAGATTGGTTTTTGTAGGATTCTTTTTATAGATGCTTATGGTAATTGCAGTACTTGTATAACAATCTTAtcttttgatctctttgtttGCATCAGTACTTGATGGTTCATGAAAGTTCTTGCTTTTGATTGTAGCTTCATATCAGTGTCCCATTCTTTGTTTTATTAAACATCTTCTAATGAATCTTTTGATCATGTGTAGTTTTTGATATTGCTACCCTCGACCAGAATCATCTTCTGATCATGCTTAAGATCATACAGAACATCTAATCTTGCTACACTTTTATCTTCTGAAAGCATGTTCAGTCTAGTATGCTTTTAATCAACTTTCTTTCTGATAAAGCTGCTTCtgataaaaaattgtttctagAGGTTGACGTACTTCTGATTGATATTTCTCAAGCTTGATTCATGCTTCTTGTGATATTTTCACCAAGTCCAGATCTCTTATAATCACATCTCAAGGCAAAACATTGGTAACTTAAAGTTTAAAAGACTTAGAATTTGCTTTTTAgtagtttattatcattaaaatttcATCACACGAGGGACTTGACCTCAACAAATACTTCATCATTATGGAATAGAAAATGAGGACAAACTGATGTGATTTGAGTTTAGTAAATCCTACAAGAAGGATGTGACAgtaaaaatcaaacattttttttttataattttttaaatttattatagtaaAATACTCTTATTTTACTAACTTTCGTGAGAAGTATGCTTGTTTCTTAATggactaaaatttaatttttgtcctcttatttttactaattagcacttttagttttttaattttttaattgagaaattctatccactttcttttcttaaaaaaagtgatCATAGTCTTCCATcttttatttaagatattttatctttcactttaaaaattttgtaattttagtttcaataacTATGTTCAAATGTTACTTGTATATTCCATTAACATTGACTTACATGTGTTTATTTCTTAGTCACATGACATTTTTTAATGCTTTAATTGCCAATAaacttaatttgtaaaaaaaaaattaaaagtacatCATCAATGTTTGAAATTGATTACGAGAACaacaatcacaatttttttaaaaaataaaggatgaaatatctcaattaaaaaaattaaaattataaattttttaagagtaAAACACAAAATGtctccattaaaaataaaaactaaaatcatgaacataaaaaaatataataaggaaaattatattttagcgtTCCTAATGCATAACTTCCATAATCAATAACTTCCGTAACCAACTATCAAGCAGATGGGGAAGGAATTTGGGGAATTgcattgcaataaaataatcaCGATCCACGGACAAACGTTGGAACAACATTTGGAATTTTGCATGTGATATGAACTCGATGAGAATCATGATTCTAGATCCAAGCAAAGCAATTGCTTTAATCGTAATAAACAAACGGGTTGAAGACCCGAAAGGCAACAGAATCAACAGTTAGCTACAAATGGTAATTGCAGGGACATCCTAAACTGTTACAAAACCCTAGTCCTAGCCGGGTCAATTGAGCAATGGATTCATAAATACATCAAATGTCATGTtaaataacaattaaacatCTATTCCACTTGCTATTGACAATTCTTCTTTGCTGAATGACCAGTCTTTCGCTTATGACGACTGAAATCAGACACAAATCTGAATGTTTGTCCACAATCTGGCTCGGCACATACATAAGGTCTTGCGCCAGTGTGGACTCGAATGTGCTCGGTACGAGCCCATGCCCACTTGAAAGTCATCTTGCATCCCTTCCAAGGGCACTTCAACGGGCGCTCATCCTCATGAACTCGACGATGCTGCACCAGATACTTGTGTGAGAAAAACTTCTTCCCACACCCTTTTACAGGGCAGATGTTTTTCTTATGATGCATCAGCTCCTGTTTCGACCCAAAACTCATAGTGCACCCATCAATATCACACTGATATTCTGCTTCCCCATCCTTCATTTTGGCATGGCCAACCGAAACCTTTGCAGCCGCAGCATTCTTCAccttcttcctttttgtttgCTTGTCTTTCAATTTTCCTTCAGATTCCTGAGCTTTTGTGGCTCTCTTCCTAAGGCGTGTGCTAGGTCCACCATCTTCCTCCTCTTCCATATATAAACTAAATTCCTGGGTGTTATTAGATTGCTTATTCCGCAAATGAGCAGGCTGTTTTATTTGCTGAGGAGCCTTTGATTTCACAAGCAACCGAGAGCCCTGTTTTATGGGCCGAGATGCCTGCTTTTTCGCTTGGAAGGAATTAGCTTGTTTCAGAAGTGTCTTTGGTTTAGCTTGTTTACTTCGAAGTGCTCTCCTCAGCGGCTGATCATCTTCCATTTCATCATCTGAATTCATATCATCTTCTTCCATGCATTTAGCTTGCTTCCTTTTAGGAGTTCTATGCAGCAGATGAGAATTATTCTCAGCTAAGTCATCCATGATTTCTTTCTCAGTGTGTTTATTTTGCCTGCTCTTAGGAAATCTTCTATGCTGCTTCAGAAAATGGTCCTCCAATTGGTCATCACACATTTCGTTTTTAACCTCTCTAACAACATCTTTGTTTTGCCTTTTCCTAGAGAAATTTGTTTGCTGCTTCTGACAATGATTCTCCAAATGGTCATCAGACATTTCATCTTCCCCTGCTACACATGTGGCCTGTCTGCCTTTAGGATTCCTTTGATATCTACGATAATGGTCCTCCAATTGGTCATCTGATGCAATATCCTCTTTGTTGAGGTATTTGGCTTGCCTGCTTTTAGGATTCGTCTGTTGCCGCTTCTGCATTTTCAGCTCTAGTTGGTCGTCAGATATTATATCTTTTCCAGTAAGGTATTTTCCCTGCCTGCTTTTAGGAATTCTCTTTTGCCTCTTTTGAAAAGGACTCTCCATTTGGTCATCAGAAATTATATCTTCTTCTCTGATGCTTTTAACATGCATGGCTCTGGAAATCTTCCGTTGCAGCTGAAGAGAACCAACATCCAAAAAATCTTCTGAATTTGCATCTCTCTCCATATCTTCAACTTGCTTGCTGCTATGTTCTTCCCTCTGCAGGCAATCAGAGTCATAGTCCATCGTATCATTTGAAACCACATCATTGTCCATAAATTTAGCCTTTTCAACTTTAACATTCCTCCTTTGCCGCAtgtgatcatcatcatcaagtgAATCATCAGAAACTGCATCACTTTCAGTGAAGTTTGTTTGGTGGCTTGTTGGTTTTCTATGATGATATGGAGGAGAATAATCCCGTTTCAAAGCAGCACAGTCTCTCTCAACATGCCTGGCTTTCTTACTTCGAAGAATCCTCCTTGGCTGTGAGTTGGGTTTATCTTCAGTGGAATCATCTGAAAGTATATTTTTCTTAGCATAACTTCCTTTCCTGAATCGTCCATTCTCTGctgtctttttccttttcttacctGATTTTCTGCTAATAGCTTCCCTTTTGGGGGTACTTTCTGATCTTTCGATTTTCTCATCAGGTAATGTCAACCCTTGTAAGAGTTTCTCATCCTCAATATCTTCAGAATCTCTTTTTGCTAAAAGGGGATGGACCTGATTGGACATCCAAACTTTACCACACCATTTCCCAGCAACAATCTTTTTCTGCTTGTTGACCCTTCTTTGGTAGACCTTTGGCTCTACAAGTGAGCTTGCTGGAGAGCTACAACCAAATGCAGAGTATATAACAGAATTGTAAGGCATCTGCTTACTATAAAGAGGAGAGCGGCTAAGATTTGCACTATAAAAGAGATTGATTCCTAGCTTTACAGCCCAGTCACCATTCCCAGGAATAGCTTCCTCATTGTCCAGAGCCGACTGGATCCTCTCCTCATCCTCCGTGGAAGCGTGCCTGTATACAATATTCTTCAATACGTAATCAATCCCCAAATCTTCCGCCACCATTTTTGCTTCAGCCTCTATCTTGGGATAATCTAtagaaatatgtaaaaaaaaacaatgaatgaTTTGCAAAGAGGAAAATTAGTAAGAGTAACTATACAATATTTTTCAATCAGTAATCATAATCCCATGCAAGATGAAGATAAACATTAGAAATCATAATCCTATACAAGATGCAGAAAATGAAGATCAAGTTAATTAGTAAAAATGAGTTAATATACACCAACTATTATCGATCCGTGACAACTTATGAAAAATACTTCTTCAAATCAGATAGAAACCATCTTTTAAGATATCCTGGCTTGTGAATGAATTATTGTTATAGCTCATCATAGATGGCAAATATAACCCATCTATGACAAACATATAGCTCATCTACAActtcaaaaaataagaaaacataaaaaacagtaaaacaaaacaaaagtcagaTCCATGATTTTTTATAGAGTGATTTACATTGACACCCCCTGAAGAACGTGTATAGCCTTTCCATTATGGAGGAAAAGAAGAATTTTCTTTGAAACATAAACTGACAACTTCCATCACAAGAAATTCTATATACTCAATCAGTCCACAAACCTGGATGACATAGGAGCAATATGTCGGCTCCACCAATTGAGCGAAGTTGCTGCTCTGCTTCTGCAGCATGCTCTAGACAAAAAACATGCATTCTGGATGAGTCTTCATCAGATTGTAGCACCATCAAAGcttttttataatcaaaggGAACCATAGACTTGCTAGACAACGACCTTTTAGCATCATAAGCATCTTGGGAACAATTAGAGGTGGAATTAGGCACCGTCCTTGTATTTTCAAAACACTCTAATCTACGATGTATAAAATCCTCATAACTGGAACTCTTTGAAGGAATATAATCTCCCCTATCAAGTGCAGTCCGACTAGCATGGGAATCTCGAGTATCAGAAAGTAAACTTTCTGAAGCAGAGTTTATCACATTTGATTCATGACTGTCAACCGCAATCTGATCTTCCTCAGAGTCAGAAGAATTTCCATATGCTGAAGCCAATAATGCAAGAGCTGTATTTCCATTTTCACTTACAGTATTTAAAGCCACCTGAGAAGATTGAAAAGGAACATCATGTATACCATCTTGGACATTCTTTTTCATCCATCCTGCATGAAGGAACAAAAAGGATCAGTACTATTAAATTTTACCTAAATCCTAGCCAAGACAGAAACAATGaaattagatattatattatgcagggaaaacatttaaaagataaagCAAAGGAGATATAATAGGATTTAGCTGCTTAGTTACCAAAGTTGTGCTTTCATATGCACATCATAAAAACATTGTATACTAGTGAATGTTCTTGTTCTCTTGTCCCCCAACTAAAAACTTATCATAAAGAGATTCACTATTATGTAACTAAAAACAAGTTTAAGGTACTGATGGAAGGACAACTAAAAGCTTCTTCAACCATCACATGAGACAAGACACTCTGGTCTTCTGGAGTTCAGGATTTGAATTTTACaactaaaaacaatttaaccattTCCCTGGTATACTAAAGTACTACAGGATCCAAACTGACCTTCTGGGTcccaaataaatacaaaaaggacaataagaaaattagaacagaatataaataaatatgctaAAGGTCAGACTCATTAGCTAATTTACAAAACACCAATATTtcacaaaagaaaagatttagaaagaaaaaaagatgccCTAGTCCATGCCAATGCAGAGGCGGGACATAACCTACAGGCACAACATTCATGGTTCTGCTCTACTGTAGGAAATTGTCATGATTCCAGCCATGCAGCTCAGCTCATACATACAGACAGACACTGAACAAATAAATAGGCATGTTTCCTGATGAGCACAAGATATAGCAAGGAAGATACCTAGGATGCAAAGTCATTATTGATAAGATCTGAAGAAACAGTTAAcagaaactattttttatacaatatgAAACAAAGTATGGAAGACTAGAAACAGAACTTATAAAACCTGCCTGTATACATATTTGACTCAGGAATAGTTGCTTCTTCACGGGCAATAGTAAATTTATTGTTAGATACTCCAGAACCAACAACCCAATCATTAAAGAAGCTGCAATCAGCTGACATAAGATATCTAGCTGCTGGTTCTCTAGGCTGTACAATAGCAACACAGGAAAAGCATAATATTCCACATGTGACACATGAAAACAGTCTCTGATCTGACAACCCATCTCCTTGACAAGTTTCTCTTTCAGTGTCTCTTTGAAGCGGATTAAAACTTGAAATGCTTATGTTACCATTTACATCAAAAGAGGAAATCATGTTCCTTTCACACAATGTAGTaaacttgtctttcacaaaataGAAACTTTTTCCTTGCTTGATTCCATGACTTCTGTTGAATGCCAGATCATCAGAAACAAAACCTTTTGAAGAATGCATTCCCTCAGAATTGCTTAAATTAATGGATTGCTGGGATCCAACACGTAATTTTGAGCAGACAGAAATGTCAACTGAGCTATGAGGAAGAAGTACTACAGCAGATCCTTGCCCAAGAAAATGAAGCAGATCATTGTTCTGTAGCACATCCTGGACAAATAGTTCTTTAATTACAGTTTCTCCTTCACCCTTCTTCTTGTCTTTAAGACGAGAACTACGAGGTTCAGCACTGATGCCCGCAGGAATTCTGTATGGAGAAAACAAAGGATATTTACAGGCAGTATATTTTTAAGAGTAGATCATATGGTCATCAGAATCATTGTCTTGGTACCATGATCAAATTGTATTACATGAAATTCTGAATAAGGAAAACCTAAAATGCCAAACATTTATATCTAAAACAGAATGATTCATCCACACTTTCTAAAATTGGAGaatagaatttaatcttgaaactcCCTGAAGTCAATAAGGTATCATTAATAATCGCATCAACCtactaacaaaatgaaaacaaaagataaatccAGTAAAATACCGGCAGCACACTCTTATAGCCAATTATAAGAAGCTAAAATAGAAAAGGACAAACCTAGAACACAAAGCTAAGGCAAGGTCATAAAGTAACTGGAAATGTGAAACCATGGGAGGATAATTTAGTGAAGCCCTCCGAATAGCAGCATCTTTAGCAAACCTCAACCACTCAGGTGTTGCAATGTTCGCCGCCTCTCCACAATTAAAACCTACACAGCATGCATTTAAAAGCATTTAGAAATATTCGACTATTGGTTGAAACAATTATCACCACCACCACTCCACCCCAttccaagaagaagaaaaaaaagggaatccTTGAGCCTATGATTAACATTCTTAGACTTTTAGGTGTCTTACCATGACTAAACCCTGTGTGATAGGCTCTTGGAAAAGTCACAACAAATTCCCCAGCATTTTGTACTAACCTGATTCcaagaaattaaaagttaaacttCAAGATGCACATGAATCACCATACATGGTcactgaaa is a window encoding:
- the LOC100810972 gene encoding lysine-specific demethylase REF6, which codes for MGVVSEGNGDVLPWLKSMPVAPEYRPSAAEFQDPISYIFKIEKEASKYGICKIIPPFPPSSRKTAIANLNRSLAETGSTFTTRQQQIGFCPRRPRPVQRPVWQSGDRYTFTEFESKAKSFEKTYLKRHAKKASGLGPGPLETETLFWKATLDKPFSVEYANDMPGSAFSPKCRRVGDPSSLADTQWNMRAVSRAKGSLLQFMKEEIPGVTSPMVYVAMLFSWFAWHVEDHDLHSLNYLHMGAGKTWYGVPRDAAVAFEEVVRVHGYGGEINPLVTFAILGEKTTVMSPEVFISAGVPCCRLVQNAGEFVVTFPRAYHTGFSHGFNCGEAANIATPEWLRFAKDAAIRRASLNYPPMVSHFQLLYDLALALCSRIPAGISAEPRSSRLKDKKKGEGETVIKELFVQDVLQNNDLLHFLGQGSAVVLLPHSSVDISVCSKLRVGSQQSINLSNSEGMHSSKGFVSDDLAFNRSHGIKQGKSFYFVKDKFTTLCERNMISSFDVNGNISISSFNPLQRDTERETCQGDGLSDQRLFSCVTCGILCFSCVAIVQPREPAARYLMSADCSFFNDWVVGSGVSNNKFTIAREEATIPESNMYTGWMKKNVQDGIHDVPFQSSQVALNTVSENGNTALALLASAYGNSSDSEEDQIAVDSHESNVINSASESLLSDTRDSHASRTALDRGDYIPSKSSSYEDFIHRRLECFENTRTVPNSTSNCSQDAYDAKRSLSSKSMVPFDYKKALMVLQSDEDSSRMHVFCLEHAAEAEQQLRSIGGADILLLCHPDYPKIEAEAKMVAEDLGIDYVLKNIVYRHASTEDEERIQSALDNEEAIPGNGDWAVKLGINLFYSANLSRSPLYSKQMPYNSVIYSAFGCSSPASSLVEPKVYQRRVNKQKKIVAGKWCGKVWMSNQVHPLLAKRDSEDIEDEKLLQGLTLPDEKIERSESTPKREAISRKSGKKRKKTAENGRFRKGSYAKKNILSDDSTEDKPNSQPRRILRSKKARHVERDCAALKRDYSPPYHHRKPTSHQTNFTESDAVSDDSLDDDDHMRQRRNVKVEKAKFMDNDVVSNDTMDYDSDCLQREEHSSKQVEDMERDANSEDFLDVGSLQLQRKISRAMHVKSIREEDIISDDQMESPFQKRQKRIPKSRQGKYLTGKDIISDDQLELKMQKRQQTNPKSRQAKYLNKEDIASDDQLEDHYRRYQRNPKGRQATCVAGEDEMSDDHLENHCQKQQTNFSRKRQNKDVVREVKNEMCDDQLEDHFLKQHRRFPKSRQNKHTEKEIMDDLAENNSHLLHRTPKRKQAKCMEEDDMNSDDEMEDDQPLRRALRSKQAKPKTLLKQANSFQAKKQASRPIKQGSRLLVKSKAPQQIKQPAHLRNKQSNNTQEFSLYMEEEEDGGPSTRLRKRATKAQESEGKLKDKQTKRKKVKNAAAAKVSVGHAKMKDGEAEYQCDIDGCTMSFGSKQELMHHKKNICPVKGCGKKFFSHKYLVQHRRVHEDERPLKCPWKGCKMTFKWAWARTEHIRVHTGARPYVCAEPDCGQTFRFVSDFSRHKRKTGHSAKKNCQ